The Euphorbia lathyris chromosome 3, ddEupLath1.1, whole genome shotgun sequence genome contains a region encoding:
- the LOC136224289 gene encoding GDSL esterase/lipase At1g71250-like yields the protein MKSKAKQSFSVEHLVNNLTSPKATMILLLLCLLSLVSFGANAQFIPEIFSPIQNLPQVSALYVMGDSSVDCGENTPLYPYLHRIFSLVPCNGSDETLLPYLLAKNMGLPKILPFYGQNGSLEGLRTGLNFGSAHATIMKPGSESHQSLNQQLRQVLETFQLLELQLGEETAQQFIKSSVLYLSFGRDDYVDLYLRNSSGMMLKHSGQEFAEILVDQIVHAIMRLYDASVRKIICMSILPLGCTPRTVWEWRNTSAVDSTGCVQEINELVLEYNIILEERIIELNTQFKDAEFIFCDVYGGLMEIITNPNHYGFEDAKSVCCGFGLHGLIIGCLSAEMACEQPAAHVWWDLYNPSQAVNSLLADAAWSGQTLSGICHPIMVEDMVYSVILHNN from the exons ATGAAGTCGAAAGCGAAGCAGAGTTTTTCCGTCGAACACCTGGTGAACAATCTAACATCGCCAAAAGCAACCATGATTCTTCTACTTCTGTGTCTTCTCTCTCTCGTCAGTTTTGGAGCCAATGCACAGTTTATTCCTGAGATTTTCTCTCCAATTCAGAATCTCCCGCAAGTTTCTGCATTGTATGTCATGGGTGACTCGTCTGTTGATTGCGGTGAAAATACTCCTTTGTATCCTTACCTTCATCGCATTTTCTCCCTGGTTCCTTGTAATGGCTCCGATGAAACGCTTCTTCCTTATCTTCTTG CTAAGAACATGGGCTTGCCAAAAATCTTACCATTTTACGGTCAGAACGGATCACTTGAAGGTCTAAGAACCGGTTTGAATTTTGGTTCAGCACATGCAACAATCATGAAACCTGGTAGTGAGAGTCATCAGTCTCTTAATCAACAACTACGCCAAGTACTTGAAACATTTCAGCTGTTGGAGCTGCAGCTGGGTGAAGAAACTGCCCAACAATTTATCAAATCCTCTGTACTTTACCTTTCTTTTGGCAGAGACGACTATGTTGACCTCTATCTTAGAAACTCTTCTGGCATGATGCTCAAGCATAGTGGCCAAGAATTTGCTGAAATTCTTGTGGATCAGATAGTTCATGCTATAATGCGACTCTATGATGCAAGTGTCAGGAAGATCATATGCATGAGCATATTGCCTCTTGGCTGCACACCGAGGACTGTATGGGAGTGGCGAAACACTAGTGCTGTTGATAGTACGGGTTGCGTGCAAGAGATCAATGAGCTGGTTTTGGAATACAACATCATACTCGAAGAACGGATCATTGAGCTCAATACGCAGTTTAAAGATGCTGAGTTCATCTTCTGTGATGTATATGGCGGACTCATGGAGATAATAACCAATCCTAATCATTATG GGTTTGAGGATGCTAAGAGTGTGTGCTGCGGGTTCGGTCTGCACGGGTTGATAATCGGTTGTCTATCTGCAGAAATGGCATGTGAGCAACCTGCAGCTCATGTGTGGTGGGATCTATATAATCCTTCACAAGCAGTGAACTCGCTTCTTGCTGATGCAGCTTGGTCTGGCCAAACCTTATCTGGAATTTGTCATCCTATAATGGTGGAGGATATGGTTTACTCTGTAATTCTACATAATAACTGA